A window of Aerococcus urinae contains these coding sequences:
- a CDS encoding quaternary amine ABC transporter ATP-binding protein yields MASIKVENLTKIFGSAQAIDKAKKLVEKGESKEEIVNQTGATVGVYDASFEVNDGEIFVIMGLSGSGKSTLLRMLNRLIEPTHGQVSIDGESVTQANDEELRNIRRKKVSMVFQSFALFPHKTILENTEFGLEIQGVDGEERRKRAQDALETMGLSAYQDQLPEQLSGGMQQRVGLARALASDTDILLMDEAFSALDPLIRANMQDELIELQSKLNKTIVFITHDLDEALRLGDRIVLMRNGHIEQIGTGEEILENPANDYVETFVGGVDRSKVFTAENAMEAPGYVFNKDRVGARVALKIMQNEHTSTLYVIDSDRKIHGYVTDKDLADLIRQNKHTKNIHVDEIIRTDNPLVNRNTPINEMYDLMSDTNMPIAVIDDDERLLGYVDRRLVIDQLSGQGGDNNE; encoded by the coding sequence ATGGCGTCAATAAAAGTAGAAAATTTGACTAAAATATTTGGCTCAGCCCAAGCCATAGATAAAGCAAAAAAGTTAGTGGAAAAAGGTGAATCGAAAGAAGAAATCGTTAACCAAACCGGCGCCACGGTTGGGGTTTACGATGCTTCTTTTGAAGTCAATGATGGCGAGATCTTTGTCATTATGGGGCTTTCTGGTTCAGGGAAGTCGACCTTACTGCGAATGCTCAATCGTCTCATTGAACCGACCCATGGCCAAGTAAGTATTGATGGGGAAAGTGTCACGCAAGCCAATGATGAAGAATTGCGCAATATCCGCCGCAAGAAAGTCAGCATGGTTTTCCAAAGTTTTGCGCTTTTCCCTCATAAAACCATTCTCGAGAATACGGAATTTGGCCTAGAAATTCAAGGCGTAGACGGAGAAGAAAGAAGGAAGCGGGCCCAAGATGCCTTAGAAACCATGGGCCTATCAGCCTACCAAGACCAGCTGCCAGAACAACTATCTGGTGGGATGCAGCAACGGGTGGGCTTGGCGAGAGCTTTAGCTAGCGATACCGACATCCTCTTAATGGATGAAGCCTTCTCAGCCCTAGACCCCTTGATTCGTGCCAATATGCAAGACGAACTCATTGAACTGCAAAGTAAGCTCAATAAGACCATCGTCTTCATCACCCACGACTTGGATGAAGCCTTACGTCTAGGTGACCGCATTGTCTTGATGCGTAACGGCCATATTGAGCAAATTGGTACCGGGGAAGAAATCCTCGAAAATCCTGCCAATGACTATGTGGAAACCTTCGTTGGCGGCGTGGACCGGTCCAAGGTCTTTACTGCAGAGAATGCTATGGAAGCTCCGGGTTATGTCTTCAATAAGGACCGGGTTGGCGCTCGCGTAGCCTTGAAGATCATGCAAAACGAACATACCTCGACCTTGTATGTCATTGACAGCGATCGTAAAATTCATGGTTATGTCACTGACAAGGACCTGGCTGATTTAATCCGTCAAAATAAACATACGAAGAATATTCATGTGGACGAAATTATCCGTACCGATAATCCTTTGGTCAACCGCAACACGCCAATTAACGAAATGTATGACCTCATGAGTGATACTAATATGCCGATTGCGGTGATTGACGATGACGAACGTCTACTTGGCTATGTGGACCGTCGCTTAGTGATCGACCAATTATCCGGACAAGGAGGCGATAACAATGAATAA
- a CDS encoding class I SAM-dependent methyltransferase, whose protein sequence is MSHQYFEDNSQLAHDKKTWQTVVNGRTYEFITDSGVFSRGRLDYGTRVMLEALLKEGKTYHKILDLGCGYGPVGTVLGDHYPKAHLDLVDVNERALALAKENLALNQVGPADYYFSSAYDNLSQQDYDLIITNPPIRAGKKVVHAFIEGAYDHLKAGGDLVLVIQKKQGAPSAKKKMEEVFNNVTEIDRDKGYWVLVSQR, encoded by the coding sequence ATGAGCCATCAATATTTTGAAGACAACAGCCAATTGGCCCATGATAAGAAGACCTGGCAAACGGTGGTTAATGGGCGGACCTATGAATTTATCACCGATAGTGGGGTCTTTTCCCGGGGGCGCTTGGACTATGGAACCCGGGTGATGCTGGAAGCCCTCTTAAAGGAAGGGAAGACTTATCATAAGATCTTGGACTTGGGCTGTGGGTACGGTCCGGTAGGAACAGTTCTAGGCGACCATTATCCTAAGGCCCACTTGGACTTGGTCGATGTCAATGAACGGGCCCTGGCCTTAGCCAAGGAAAATCTGGCCCTCAACCAGGTGGGGCCCGCTGATTATTACTTTTCCTCGGCCTATGACAATCTCAGTCAGCAGGATTATGACCTGATTATCACTAACCCTCCTATCCGGGCTGGAAAAAAAGTGGTCCATGCCTTTATTGAAGGGGCCTATGACCACTTGAAAGCAGGGGGAGACCTGGTCCTAGTGATCCAGAAGAAACAAGGGGCTCCCAGCGCCAAAAAGAAAATGGAAGAGGTCTTTAATAACGTGACCGAGATTGACCGCGACAAGGGTTACTGGGTCCTAGTCAGTCAACGTTAA
- a CDS encoding 2-keto-3-deoxygluconate permease: MKIEKSIAKIPGGNIIVPLLAGTLLNTLWPTAHEYFGGVTGAYLTGSSAVLFCFFFCVGASVNLNASGGYIAKKGLLLSGGRLLIALALGLILGAILPAEGIQSGLLTGVSTLAVVTAFSQTNGGLYVSIIPEGREYDLAAFPMIAIQSGPFFTMLILGLTGASFPFGSIISTLLPFALGLIGGSLDPDVREKYAPGVGILIPFFIFALGYTLNFKTIFQAGLSGVIIGVAVVLVTGGLLSFLDIKWLGSDGVAGWAQSSTAGAAVAVPAVIAGISEQFQPVAVSATAIVATSVIVTAILTPLVTSWARKQAEKKKLPEAPAEVLKEVKK, encoded by the coding sequence ATGAAAATTGAAAAATCGATAGCTAAAATCCCGGGAGGTAATATTATTGTCCCTCTCCTGGCGGGGACTTTACTTAATACCCTCTGGCCCACTGCCCACGAATATTTTGGTGGGGTGACGGGGGCCTACTTGACCGGGTCGTCAGCGGTCTTATTCTGTTTCTTCTTCTGTGTGGGCGCCTCAGTCAATCTCAATGCTTCTGGGGGCTACATTGCTAAGAAGGGTTTACTCTTATCCGGCGGCCGGCTCTTAATTGCTTTGGCCCTGGGTTTGATCTTGGGTGCCATCTTACCAGCAGAAGGGATTCAAAGTGGACTCTTGACCGGGGTATCGACTTTAGCTGTAGTTACCGCCTTTAGTCAAACCAATGGGGGCCTCTATGTTTCTATTATTCCTGAAGGACGGGAATATGACCTGGCAGCCTTCCCAATGATTGCGATTCAATCGGGACCATTCTTTACCATGTTGATTCTTGGCTTAACCGGGGCTAGTTTCCCCTTTGGTTCCATTATTTCTACCCTCTTACCCTTTGCCTTAGGTTTAATTGGAGGAAGCTTGGACCCAGATGTGCGGGAAAAATATGCGCCTGGGGTAGGAATTTTGATTCCTTTCTTTATCTTTGCCTTAGGTTACACTTTGAACTTTAAGACTATCTTCCAAGCGGGTCTGAGTGGCGTGATTATCGGTGTAGCTGTGGTACTAGTTACCGGTGGCTTGCTCTCCTTCTTAGACATTAAATGGTTAGGCTCAGATGGTGTAGCGGGTTGGGCCCAATCCTCTACTGCCGGAGCAGCCGTTGCCGTTCCAGCCGTGATTGCAGGGATCTCTGAACAATTCCAACCCGTAGCTGTATCCGCAACCGCCATTGTGGCTACTTCAGTCATTGTGACCGCTATTCTGACCCCACTAGTGACTTCATGGGCTAGAAAACAAGCTGAGAAGAAAAAACTTCCCGAAGCCCCCGCTGAAGTCTTAAAAGAAGTCAAAAAATAA
- a CDS encoding sugar kinase, which translates to MHLDFVTFGEPLYMFYANEPGALEDVNNWSRALAGAETNVAAGLCRLGHQTGLVTKLGEDMLGRFITKAMAKEGIDTTGVQTTDERFTGWYIKEKNEEDDPAIEYFRKGSAASTMSVEDFDENYFGQADYMHVTSIFAALSEDCYNFSKKAVEYMHKAGKVISFDPNLRPQLWDHDRMVEFVNETAKSVDIFLPGLEEGKILTGLDTAEDIAKFYLDLGVKIVIVKTGASGAYYATSEGKSGQVAGYQVTPIDTVGAGDGFAVGVISGLKEGLSLEDSILRGNAIGARQVTFEGDNDGLPTQEELKEFMANTKRA; encoded by the coding sequence ATGCATTTAGATTTTGTAACTTTTGGTGAACCTTTATACATGTTTTATGCCAATGAACCAGGGGCTTTAGAAGACGTCAACAACTGGTCTCGGGCCTTAGCTGGGGCGGAAACTAACGTGGCTGCGGGCTTATGCCGTTTAGGCCACCAAACGGGTCTGGTGACCAAGTTAGGTGAGGACATGCTGGGCCGCTTTATTACTAAGGCCATGGCTAAGGAAGGCATCGATACCACAGGGGTTCAAACCACAGATGAACGTTTTACCGGCTGGTACATTAAGGAAAAGAATGAAGAGGATGACCCAGCCATTGAATACTTCCGTAAGGGTTCAGCCGCTTCAACCATGAGCGTGGAAGACTTTGACGAAAATTATTTTGGCCAAGCCGACTACATGCATGTGACGTCAATCTTTGCGGCTTTATCAGAAGACTGCTATAACTTCTCCAAAAAAGCGGTGGAATACATGCACAAGGCGGGTAAGGTAATTTCCTTTGACCCTAACTTACGTCCCCAACTCTGGGACCACGACCGCATGGTGGAATTCGTTAACGAAACCGCTAAATCAGTGGACATCTTCCTACCTGGTTTAGAAGAAGGCAAGATTTTAACCGGCTTAGATACGGCAGAAGATATCGCTAAGTTCTACTTGGATTTAGGTGTAAAAATTGTGATCGTTAAAACTGGAGCTTCAGGAGCCTACTATGCAACCAGTGAGGGCAAGAGTGGCCAAGTGGCAGGTTACCAAGTGACCCCAATCGATACCGTTGGTGCCGGCGATGGCTTTGCGGTCGGTGTGATTTCCGGCTTGAAGGAAGGTCTCTCCTTAGAAGACAGCATTTTACGTGGTAACGCTATCGGCGCCCGTCAAGTGACCTTTGAAGGCGATAATGACGGTTTGCCTACTCAAGAGGAATTAAAAGAATTTATGGCTAATACCAAACGGGCTTAA
- a CDS encoding LacI family DNA-binding transcriptional regulator: MNKRVTIQEVADQAGVSKTTVSRYLNKKYHKMSPATKKRIKAVIEALDYRPSRQAQALKSKRSYLIGVVIADISNMYASLLLKGMSQVFNQAKWQMIILDSLGEVDLESQYLERLIDQNVDGIILQPAAITSENYQFIEDMQLPLILADRKTYPSQWLTIGTDNEAVISRLFDQIHLADYQSFVVVSEVLAPVSTRQDRYQAVVTACAPAPVHLIEVGQNNWQKAILDLAGQQKTLFFCNNGRVMIEVLRILKQGNFQVPQEVGVTGFDDWHMTDMIGPGITSIEQPTERIGAALAENLLQAIESQQILKAGYQAIPSHISLRSSV, encoded by the coding sequence ATGAATAAACGCGTGACCATCCAAGAAGTAGCCGACCAAGCCGGGGTATCTAAGACCACGGTGTCGCGCTATCTGAATAAGAAATATCATAAAATGTCGCCCGCTACCAAAAAGCGGATAAAGGCCGTCATTGAAGCGCTCGATTACCGGCCTAGCCGTCAAGCCCAGGCGCTCAAGTCCAAGCGCTCCTATTTAATTGGTGTGGTCATTGCCGATATTTCCAATATGTATGCTTCTTTATTGCTCAAGGGAATGAGCCAGGTCTTCAACCAGGCCAAGTGGCAGATGATCATCTTGGATTCCTTAGGGGAGGTCGACTTGGAAAGCCAATATCTGGAACGCCTAATTGACCAAAATGTCGATGGGATCATCCTCCAACCAGCGGCTATCACGAGTGAGAATTACCAGTTTATTGAAGACATGCAGCTGCCACTTATCCTGGCTGACCGGAAAACCTATCCTAGCCAGTGGTTAACCATTGGAACTGATAATGAAGCGGTCATTAGCCGACTTTTTGACCAGATCCACTTGGCCGACTACCAGTCCTTTGTCGTGGTGAGTGAAGTTCTGGCTCCGGTTTCTACCCGCCAAGACCGTTATCAAGCTGTCGTTACTGCCTGTGCTCCTGCTCCCGTCCACTTAATTGAAGTAGGACAAAATAACTGGCAAAAAGCCATCTTAGACCTAGCCGGACAACAGAAAACCCTCTTTTTCTGTAACAATGGCCGAGTCATGATTGAAGTCTTGCGTATATTGAAGCAAGGAAACTTTCAGGTTCCTCAAGAGGTGGGGGTGACGGGTTTTGACGACTGGCACATGACCGATATGATTGGTCCAGGTATTACCAGTATTGAACAACCCACGGAAAGGATCGGGGCCGCCCTAGCGGAAAACTTACTACAAGCCATAGAGTCTCAACAAATCTTGAAAGCCGGTTACCAGGCCATCCCCTCCCATATTTCTTTACGGTCCTCGGTGTAA
- the rplL gene encoding 50S ribosomal protein L7/L12, translated as MALNIEQIIADLKEATILELADLVSAIEEEFGVSAAAPVAVAGAGAGEAAAEEKTDFDVELTEAGAAKIKVIKAVREATGLGLKEAKDLVDGAPAVVKEGLPKEEAEALKAAIEEAGGKAELK; from the coding sequence ATGGCTTTAAATATTGAACAAATTATTGCTGACTTAAAAGAAGCAACAATCTTAGAATTAGCTGACTTAGTATCAGCAATTGAAGAAGAATTCGGCGTTTCTGCTGCAGCTCCTGTAGCAGTTGCAGGTGCAGGTGCTGGTGAAGCAGCAGCTGAAGAAAAAACTGACTTCGACGTTGAATTAACCGAAGCAGGCGCAGCTAAGATCAAAGTGATCAAAGCTGTTCGTGAAGCAACTGGCTTAGGCTTGAAAGAAGCTAAAGACTTAGTTGACGGCGCTCCAGCAGTTGTTAAAGAAGGTCTTCCTAAAGAAGAAGCTGAAGCTCTTAAAGCTGCTATCGAAGAAGCCGGCGGTAAAGCTGAACTTAAATAA
- the rplJ gene encoding 50S ribosomal protein L10, with translation MSEQAIAKKQQEVDAIVERINNSISFVVVDYLGLTVSEVTELRKQLRDEDVFFKVIKNTMMRRALDQAGIEYHEEVFQGPTAVAFSAEDAVAPARILANFAKDADALTLKGGVIDGKIMSKEEIHKIASLPSRDGLLSMLLSVLQAPVRNVAYAVKAVQDKMEEDAPAEAAE, from the coding sequence GTGAGTGAACAAGCTATTGCTAAAAAACAACAAGAAGTTGATGCAATTGTTGAACGTATTAATAATTCAATTTCCTTCGTGGTAGTTGACTATTTAGGTCTTACAGTTTCTGAGGTTACTGAGTTGCGTAAACAATTACGTGACGAAGATGTTTTCTTCAAAGTAATTAAGAATACAATGATGCGTCGTGCTTTAGACCAAGCTGGTATTGAATACCATGAAGAAGTCTTCCAAGGACCTACTGCTGTGGCTTTCAGTGCTGAAGATGCTGTTGCACCAGCACGTATCTTAGCAAACTTTGCTAAAGATGCTGATGCCCTAACACTTAAGGGTGGGGTTATCGATGGTAAGATCATGTCTAAAGAAGAAATCCACAAGATTGCTTCCTTACCAAGCCGCGACGGTTTACTATCTATGTTACTTTCTGTATTGCAAGCACCAGTCCGCAACGTGGCTTATGCTGTTAAAGCAGTACAAGACAAGATGGAAGAAGATGCTCCAGCTGAAGCAGCTGAATAA
- the rplA gene encoding 50S ribosomal protein L1, with amino-acid sequence MAKQSKKLKAAYEKIDATKKYDAKEAIELLKDIDFANFDASFEVSYRLGIEVKKNDQQIRGAMVLPKGTGKTQTVLVFAQGEKAQEAKDAGADYVGDDDLVQKINDGWMDFDVVVATPDMMGKIGRLGRVLGPKGLMPNPKTGTVTQDVTKAVNDIKAGQIEYRADNGGNVHTLIGKVSFSTEDLLENFKAIHDTLVREKPAAAKGRYIRNLVITTTMGPGIQVDPSSIGEDI; translated from the coding sequence ATGGCAAAACAATCTAAGAAATTAAAAGCAGCATACGAAAAAATCGATGCGACTAAAAAATACGATGCCAAAGAGGCCATCGAATTATTAAAAGACATTGACTTCGCTAATTTTGATGCTTCCTTTGAAGTATCTTACCGTTTAGGGATTGAAGTGAAGAAAAACGACCAACAAATCCGTGGGGCTATGGTTTTACCTAAAGGAACCGGTAAAACTCAAACTGTTTTAGTCTTTGCTCAAGGTGAAAAAGCGCAAGAAGCTAAAGACGCAGGTGCTGATTATGTTGGTGACGACGACTTAGTTCAAAAAATCAATGATGGTTGGATGGACTTCGACGTTGTTGTAGCAACCCCAGACATGATGGGTAAAATCGGTCGTTTAGGTCGGGTATTAGGGCCTAAAGGTTTAATGCCTAACCCTAAAACTGGTACCGTTACCCAAGATGTGACTAAAGCGGTTAACGACATCAAAGCTGGTCAAATTGAATACCGTGCTGACAACGGTGGGAACGTTCATACCTTAATTGGTAAAGTTTCCTTCAGCACTGAAGACTTACTTGAAAACTTCAAGGCTATTCATGATACCTTAGTTCGTGAAAAACCAGCTGCAGCTAAGGGTCGTTACATCAGAAACTTAGTCATCACCACAACTATGGGACCTGGTATCCAAGTGGACCCAAGCTCAATCGGTGAAGACATCTAA
- the rplK gene encoding 50S ribosomal protein L11, producing MAKKVDSVVKLQIPAGQASPAPPVGPALGQAGINIMGFCKEFNAKTQEQQGYVIPVVITVYEDRSFTFVTKTPPAADLLKKAANVEKGSGEPNKNKVATVTKDQVREIAETKMQDLNAADVEAAMRLIEGTARSMGIVVEG from the coding sequence GTGGCTAAAAAAGTAGACTCAGTTGTTAAATTACAAATCCCTGCTGGGCAAGCAAGCCCTGCACCACCTGTTGGTCCTGCATTAGGTCAAGCGGGTATTAACATTATGGGATTCTGTAAGGAATTTAACGCTAAAACTCAAGAACAACAAGGGTATGTTATTCCTGTTGTGATTACTGTTTATGAAGACCGTTCATTTACTTTTGTTACCAAGACCCCACCAGCAGCAGACTTATTGAAGAAAGCCGCTAATGTGGAAAAAGGTTCCGGCGAACCTAACAAGAACAAAGTCGCTACCGTAACAAAAGATCAAGTACGTGAAATTGCAGAAACCAAAATGCAAGATCTTAACGCAGCCGACGTTGAAGCTGCTATGCGTTTGATTGAAGGTACTGCACGTTCAATGGGAATCGTTGTAGAAGGCTAA
- the nusG gene encoding transcription termination/antitermination protein NusG, with amino-acid sequence MATEIEPQKQWYVLHTYSGYENKVKENLESRITSMDMEEYIFRVVVPEEEKLQKTKSGQEKVVKTQTFPGYVFVEMIMSDEAWFVVRNTPNVTGFLGSHGQGSKPVPLLPDEVHRLLRSQGISAPKRDISFEDGEVVEVIDGAFLGLEGRIEEIDEEHQKLKLTIEMFGRETIAEVDFDQVDKLDA; translated from the coding sequence ATGGCGACTGAAATTGAACCACAAAAACAATGGTATGTCCTGCACACTTATTCAGGATACGAAAATAAAGTCAAGGAAAACTTGGAAAGCCGGATTACGTCCATGGATATGGAAGAATATATCTTCCGCGTGGTTGTTCCAGAAGAAGAAAAATTACAAAAAACCAAATCAGGCCAAGAAAAAGTAGTGAAGACCCAAACCTTCCCGGGCTATGTCTTCGTAGAAATGATTATGAGTGACGAAGCCTGGTTCGTGGTCCGCAATACCCCCAACGTAACTGGTTTCCTCGGTTCTCACGGTCAAGGGTCTAAACCCGTCCCCCTACTTCCAGATGAAGTTCACCGCCTCTTACGTTCTCAAGGCATCTCTGCACCTAAACGTGATATTAGCTTTGAAGATGGCGAAGTGGTGGAAGTTATCGATGGCGCTTTCCTTGGTTTAGAGGGTCGGATTGAAGAAATTGATGAAGAACACCAAAAACTCAAATTAACCATTGAAATGTTTGGCCGGGAAACTATCGCTGAAGTGGACTTTGACCAAGTGGATAAGCTAGACGCCTAA
- the secE gene encoding preprotein translocase subunit SecE has translation MINAFKELKKVTWPSGRELRRDTAIVIFTIIIMAIFLGLTDEIVTQLFNLYIQL, from the coding sequence ATGATTAACGCATTTAAAGAACTAAAAAAGGTTACCTGGCCTAGCGGACGTGAACTACGTCGCGATACCGCTATCGTTATTTTTACCATTATCATCATGGCCATCTTCTTAGGGCTCACTGATGAAATCGTTACCCAACTATTTAACCTCTATATCCAACTCTAA
- the rpmG gene encoding 50S ribosomal protein L33, which translates to MASNKIILACSECGSRNYTIKSNNTARTERLEVKKYCRFCNKHTLHKETK; encoded by the coding sequence ATGGCATCCAATAAAATCATTTTAGCTTGTTCGGAGTGTGGTTCGCGTAATTACACCATTAAGAGTAATAACACCGCCCGGACTGAGCGACTTGAAGTGAAGAAGTACTGTCGCTTTTGCAACAAGCACACCTTGCATAAGGAAACCAAGTAG
- a CDS encoding RNA polymerase sigma factor translates to MLSYEEMENQDLIHLLVEGRDDQAFEVLYERHRSTVYFFLRKYYGHIEDVDDYFQLAAISLYEVCQDYQALGYSYSLFSALGRRIESRIIDQMRKQGSKKRLPKAKTVYYDGIVCEDGGPAFLNQIPQRHYSSPDQAYLLKESYQTYQLTLSPLERAVLNGHLAQKSDETLAQELGVSTKQVRHAYYRLRAKWRRHQIEDM, encoded by the coding sequence ATGCTTTCCTATGAGGAAATGGAAAACCAAGATTTAATTCATTTGTTAGTGGAAGGCCGCGATGACCAGGCCTTTGAAGTCTTATATGAACGCCATCGTTCAACCGTTTATTTCTTTTTGCGTAAGTATTACGGCCATATTGAAGATGTGGATGACTATTTTCAATTAGCGGCCATCAGTCTCTATGAAGTCTGCCAGGACTACCAGGCCCTGGGTTACAGCTATAGTCTTTTTTCTGCCTTAGGGCGACGAATTGAAAGTCGGATCATTGACCAGATGCGTAAGCAAGGCTCCAAAAAACGCCTCCCCAAAGCAAAAACGGTCTACTATGACGGGATCGTCTGTGAAGACGGGGGACCTGCCTTCCTTAACCAGATTCCCCAACGGCATTATTCTAGTCCGGACCAGGCCTATTTATTGAAGGAAAGCTACCAAACTTACCAGCTGACCCTGTCTCCCTTAGAAAGGGCGGTCTTAAATGGTCACCTGGCCCAAAAAAGTGATGAGACCTTGGCCCAAGAATTGGGGGTGTCAACCAAGCAGGTGAGACATGCCTATTACCGCTTGCGGGCCAAGTGGCGCCGTCACCAAATCGAAGACATGTGA
- a CDS encoding NYN domain-containing protein, with the protein MRREVLIVDGYNMIGAWPELVKLKGQDDIEGARDQLLQRLSNYAAYHALACWVVFDAMFVPGLSKSYKKYRLNVVFTAEGQTADSYIEAMIQRQVGVLTNVTVATSDLAEQRLVFQQGAIRQSALELLKNVQQTEKNIRRGEKNHDRLALNYQRRNPWTYHQLQTLKNLLDDLSQSEE; encoded by the coding sequence ATGCGCAGGGAAGTACTTATTGTGGATGGCTATAATATGATCGGGGCTTGGCCGGAATTGGTTAAACTCAAGGGCCAAGACGACATTGAAGGCGCCCGCGACCAATTGCTACAGCGCTTGTCTAACTATGCGGCTTACCATGCCTTGGCCTGTTGGGTAGTTTTTGATGCCATGTTTGTCCCCGGACTCTCCAAGTCCTATAAGAAGTACCGCTTAAATGTGGTCTTTACTGCTGAAGGGCAGACGGCAGACTCCTACATTGAAGCCATGATCCAGCGGCAAGTGGGGGTTTTAACCAATGTCACGGTGGCCACCTCGGACCTAGCTGAACAGCGGCTGGTCTTTCAACAGGGGGCTATCCGCCAATCCGCCCTGGAACTCTTGAAGAATGTTCAGCAAACCGAAAAAAATATCCGCCGGGGCGAAAAAAATCACGACCGGCTCGCCTTGAATTACCAAAGGCGGAATCCGTGGACCTATCACCAATTACAAACGCTCAAGAATCTGCTGGATGATCTCAGTCAGAGTGAGGAGTAA